The Thermoplasma acidophilum DSM 1728 genome includes a window with the following:
- the glmM gene encoding phosphoglucosamine mutase has translation MADQRLFGTNGIRGIPNDDLTVDFAIRVGKSIGMFVSGDVAVGRDTRISGDMIASSVLAGLMATGHNIIDLGILPTPALQYYCKNHALYGVMITASHNPPQYNGIKVIDRDGTEIERPSEEKIENIYSTGSFNMVRWEDVGRIRYVSDAIDQYIDGVLSKVDVRRIKERRFRVLVDTGNGAAYASTPKLLEKLGCSVVTLNANPDGRFTSRNAEPKPENLKELMALMANGNFDLGIAHDGDADRVVFIDERGNFIDGDKSLALLVKNFASASDIVVTPVSSSDTISDVCSAIGATIIRTKVGAPIVARTMIQNGAVIGGEENGGVIYGKHQYCRDGAMTLSLMLDLMARSNRKISELIRELPPYFLEKRQIERTVDWGLLERELRKGEKVDTTDGIKIIKDDGWILIRPSGTEKILRVYAESTDMAMAKKYADQYVAKIRDLQEKLG, from the coding sequence ATGGCAGATCAGAGGCTATTCGGTACCAATGGAATAAGGGGTATACCAAACGATGATCTCACCGTTGATTTTGCGATCCGGGTTGGGAAGAGCATAGGCATGTTCGTATCTGGCGACGTTGCCGTCGGAAGGGATACACGGATCAGCGGCGATATGATAGCCTCTTCCGTTCTGGCTGGCCTCATGGCCACAGGCCACAATATAATAGATCTTGGCATACTTCCCACGCCTGCACTTCAGTACTACTGCAAGAACCATGCACTGTACGGAGTTATGATAACCGCGTCGCACAATCCGCCGCAGTACAATGGGATAAAGGTAATAGATAGGGATGGCACTGAGATAGAACGCCCCTCTGAGGAAAAGATAGAAAACATATACAGCACCGGATCGTTCAACATGGTCAGGTGGGAGGACGTAGGCAGGATAAGATACGTGAGCGATGCCATCGATCAGTACATAGATGGCGTTTTATCAAAGGTTGATGTCAGGAGAATAAAAGAAAGAAGATTCAGAGTGCTTGTTGATACAGGGAATGGCGCGGCCTATGCCTCCACTCCTAAGCTCCTGGAAAAGTTAGGATGCAGCGTCGTTACGCTCAATGCCAACCCTGATGGCAGATTCACTTCGAGGAATGCAGAGCCGAAGCCCGAAAACCTCAAAGAACTCATGGCGCTCATGGCGAATGGAAATTTTGATCTTGGAATAGCCCACGATGGCGATGCTGACAGGGTTGTGTTCATAGATGAAAGGGGAAACTTCATAGACGGTGATAAGAGCCTGGCCCTCCTGGTAAAAAACTTCGCCTCTGCCAGCGATATAGTTGTTACACCAGTCAGCTCATCGGACACCATATCAGATGTGTGTTCGGCAATAGGCGCCACGATCATACGGACGAAGGTCGGTGCGCCGATAGTTGCAAGGACGATGATACAGAACGGTGCTGTTATAGGAGGCGAGGAAAACGGAGGCGTCATCTACGGAAAACATCAGTACTGCAGGGACGGCGCGATGACACTCTCACTGATGCTGGATCTTATGGCCAGGAGCAACAGGAAGATATCAGAACTGATACGTGAACTTCCACCGTATTTCTTGGAGAAGAGACAGATAGAACGGACTGTGGACTGGGGCTTGCTGGAGAGAGAGCTTCGAAAGGGGGAGAAGGTGGATACTACAGATGGCATAAAGATCATAAAGGATGATGGGTGGATACTCATAAGGCCATCTGGTACAGAAAAAATACTAAGGGTGTATGCAGAATCCACGGATATGGCCATGGCAAAAAAATATGCCGATCAGTACGTGGCGAAGATAAGGGATCTGCAGGAAAAATTGGGATGA
- a CDS encoding CDP-alcohol phosphatidyltransferase family protein yields MLDSYRNKVDGILTPISKAFIGWSPNSISLLSLILAGLGGLSYYLGYPYVTLVMVVFSALFDAVDGKVARIKGSSSKLGDFIDHSFDRFADIFLILGFAFSRFGNIYLGVFALIGVLMTSYLGTQAQALGLNRLYAGIMGRADRLVIMIVLIIVQIFVGTFYRLPTIDVTPTNILLLVFGLFGTATVIQRFIIIYRRLSKN; encoded by the coding sequence ATGCTGGACTCTTACAGAAATAAGGTCGATGGCATATTGACTCCGATTTCAAAGGCGTTCATCGGGTGGAGCCCGAATAGCATATCACTTCTCTCGCTGATCCTTGCGGGCCTCGGTGGCCTGTCCTATTATCTCGGTTATCCATACGTAACGCTTGTAATGGTCGTATTCTCGGCCTTGTTCGATGCCGTTGATGGCAAGGTCGCCAGGATAAAGGGATCTTCATCAAAGCTCGGTGATTTCATAGACCACAGCTTTGATCGCTTTGCAGATATCTTTCTCATACTTGGCTTTGCATTCAGCAGATTCGGCAACATTTATCTTGGAGTATTCGCACTTATAGGCGTTCTTATGACGAGTTACCTTGGCACCCAGGCCCAAGCTCTGGGTCTCAACCGCTTGTACGCCGGAATAATGGGCCGTGCCGACAGGCTTGTTATAATGATCGTATTGATTATTGTGCAGATATTTGTGGGAACCTTCTACAGGCTTCCAACCATCGACGTTACGCCGACCAACATCCTGCTCCTGGTGTTTGGCCTCTTCGGAACTGCAACGGTGATACAGAGATTCATAATCATATACAGAAGACTGTCAAAAAACTAG
- a CDS encoding AAA family ATPase, translating into MICISGIPGTGKSTICNLLNDLGYTCVEGNALAVKYGCLSGDEVDVDCLSDRMRSDNFKGIVAAHYAHLLPCNIVIILEADESALRQRMMDRGYSPEKIDENLDAQRSDTIYAESLERLPANRIFRIRNADLNVALSDILRIIGGRNG; encoded by the coding sequence TTGATCTGCATCAGCGGCATCCCTGGAACTGGGAAAAGCACAATATGCAACTTGTTGAATGATCTTGGATACACCTGCGTTGAGGGCAACGCATTGGCGGTAAAATATGGATGCCTTTCAGGCGATGAGGTTGATGTGGACTGCCTTTCGGATCGCATGCGGTCGGATAACTTTAAGGGAATAGTGGCCGCGCATTACGCCCATCTGCTGCCATGCAACATCGTTATAATACTCGAGGCCGATGAATCTGCATTGAGGCAGAGAATGATGGATCGGGGGTATTCTCCAGAGAAGATCGATGAGAATCTGGATGCGCAAAGATCTGATACAATATATGCAGAGAGCCTTGAACGGCTTCCAGCAAACAGAATTTTCAGAATAAGAAATGCTGACCTGAACGTGGCACTTTCCGACATTCTGAGGATAATCGGTGGAAGAAACGGCTGA